One Methanoculleus sp. SDB genomic window carries:
- a CDS encoding transcription factor yields MNGQPEDSLKIENIVASAKVTDSLDLQMLSSQIKDAEYNKKRFPGVVLRMQDPKIAALVFGSGKVVLTGAKSIDSLSKGLEILGNQLRSLNIDIPEKLTYKIQNIVTSADLGTPINLNKIAVGFNLDRIEYEPEQFPGLVYRLEEPKVVVLLFGSGKLIITGGKQPEDAKKAVQKILSDLTNLGLM; encoded by the coding sequence ATGAATGGTCAACCTGAAGATTCCTTGAAGATCGAAAACATCGTCGCCTCCGCCAAGGTGACCGATTCGCTCGATCTCCAGATGCTTTCTTCACAGATCAAAGATGCGGAATATAATAAAAAGAGGTTTCCGGGTGTCGTCCTCCGAATGCAGGACCCGAAAATCGCGGCCCTGGTTTTCGGATCGGGAAAGGTCGTCCTGACCGGGGCGAAGAGCATCGACAGTCTCAGCAAAGGTCTGGAGATCCTCGGAAACCAGCTCCGCTCACTGAATATCGATATTCCTGAAAAACTGACGTACAAAATCCAGAACATCGTCACGTCGGCAGACCTCGGAACACCAATCAATCTCAACAAGATAGCGGTCGGATTTAACCTCGACCGGATTGAATACGAACCTGAGCAGTTTCCGGGTCTTGTATACCGTCTTGAAGAGCCGAAGGTGGTCGTCCTGTTGTTTGGGTCCGGAAAACTGATCATCACGGGTGGAAAGCAACCTGAGGACGCGAAGAAGGCGGTACAGAAGATACTCTCCGATCTTACAAACCTCGGATTAATGTAA